From Pirellulales bacterium, the proteins below share one genomic window:
- a CDS encoding ISAs1 family transposase produces the protein MRRSHRKKADLAALHLVTAWSSENGLTLAQVTVEDQSNEITALPELLKLLNLKGCTVTIDAMGCQKEIVKAIREAKAHYVLAVKDNQPHLHEDL, from the coding sequence TTGCGTCGCTCGCACCGGAAGAAGGCCGACTTGGCTGCCTTGCACTTAGTCACGGCCTGGTCGAGCGAGAACGGGCTCACGCTGGCGCAGGTGACGGTGGAGGATCAATCGAACGAGATCACGGCCCTTCCCGAACTGTTGAAGCTCTTGAACCTCAAAGGCTGCACGGTCACGATCGACGCGATGGGCTGCCAGAAGGAAATCGTCAAGGCAATCCGCGAGGCCAAGGCACATTACGTGCTGGCCGTGAAGGACAATCAGCCGCACCTGCACGAAGACCTG